CGTTCGACAACAGTGACCCGAACGTAGGCCAAGGCCCCATCGTGATGGATCCCATCACGATCGATGCGACTGGACTTGGCACCATCGGGTTCTACGATCATGCCGCGCTTCCCTCGGACCCGAACGTGTACTTCGACTGGTTCTCGGAAGCGAACCTGAACAATGGTCAGTTCCAAACCATCGACAACGAAATCCACGTGCTAATCCTGACGACGCCTTATGCGGACACGTATTTATTGTGCTTCGAAGACCTGCCATATACTTACCTCGTGGATGGCGCCGCGAAGCAGCAGGACATTGGCGACCAGGACTACCAGGACATCCTCGTGCAGATTACGCTGAACCGGACCGTAATCCCCGAGCCCAGCTCGATGGCGCTCTTGGGCCTTGGTTTGGCGACGGTTGCGTACCGCCGGTTCCGGAAGAATCACTAGAGTCGACCTCCTTGTGTGGCGGTCACGCTGTGAGTGACTGCGTTAGTGCTGAATAGTG
This portion of the Candidatus Hydrogenedentota bacterium genome encodes:
- a CDS encoding PEP-CTERM sorting domain-containing protein, coding for MQSLRVLTLVAAASIVCVSAPAVVVTGTPNGGEPELHTIYNSIYGTNFTAADDAAFLALQTGWETMTIDPDVESISFDALWRQAFLTDTIGYYTPSQSKMALNMTDIMGPFDNSDPNVGQGPIVMDPITIDATGLGTIGFYDHAALPSDPNVYFDWFSEANLNNGQFQTIDNEIHVLILTTPYADTYLLCFEDLPYTYLVDGAAKQQDIGDQDYQDILVQITLNRTVIPEPSSMALLGLGLATVAYRRFRKNH